The following DNA comes from Candidatus Methylacidiphilum fumarolicum.
ATCATGCTGATTCCAGGAGAAATCTCTGTAACCAGCTACAAATTTAAAAAAGCTGGAAGCTATCGAATCATTTGTAATGAATACTGCGGAATGCTTCACCATGCGATGACAGGAATCATTTTGGTAAAATAAAATGAAAACAACGTTAATAATTAATTCTTCAGTTGTTCAAAATCCATTGTCTTTTGAGTTTTGTGAAACCGATCGAAAATTGATTCTAGGAATGATTCTTGTTGGATTTGGATCTTTAGCTCTAGGTGTATTTTTGGGGCTTCTTCAGGCTTTTAATTATGCAGGTGTGGGACTCTATCAATTCCTTCCTGGATTAAAAAGTTATTATCATGGGCTCACCTTACATGGAGTACTCAATGGTTTTGTTTTTCCATTCGCAGCTTCAAACGGTTTTCTATCTTTAACAACAATTCGCAGCTTAGGTTTAAGGATGCCATCCTCTCTCCTCCTTTTCAGTCTTTTGAGCCTATTTTTGGGAACTGCACTTTCAATTTACGGCATATTATTTGGAAATTCTGCAGTCCTCTACACTTTTTATGTTCCGATGAGAGCCCACTGGAGTTTTTATTTAGGGATTGCCTTTTTGGTTGTTAGTACATGGGCCATTTCTCTGGCACAGCTAATAACTTTAAGAAAGTGGAAAAAGAATCATCCAACGGACCGTATTCCGCTGCTTGCCTATGCTTCCATTCTTACCTATATCATGTGGGATATTTCTTCTATTGGAGCAACTGTTGAAGACCTCTTTTTTTTGCTCCCTTGGTCTTTAAACCTTCTTCCAGGATCGGATGCTACACTCACAAGGACTTTATTTTGGTTCACTGGACATCCTATTGTCTATTTTTGGCTTTTGCCTGTGTATGTTTCCTGGTATTTCTGCCTTCCAGCACAGGTGGGAGGAAAAGTATTTAGCGACCAGATGGTTCGCAGTGTGTTTGTAGCATTTTTAATCCTTGTGCCTGTTGGTTTTCATCATCAATATTCAGATCCTGGTATTGGGTTGTTTTATAAATGGGCAGCTGCAGTTTTGACTTTTGGGATTGCTTTTCCAAGCTTAGTCACAGCTTTTTCTGTTGTTTACAGCCTAGAAATTGGTGGCTTATCTCGAGGAGGAAAAGGAATTTTTGGATGGGTAAAACGGTTACCATGGAAAGATCCTTCGGTTTGTGCTCAAATTTTGGCGGGGATAGCTTTTCTTCCGGGCGGTATGACTGGGATCATGCATGCAAGCGTCAATATGGATCTCTTGTTGCATAATACTTCTTTTCTTCCGGGCCATTTCCACCTAACAGTAGGCGCGGCTGTGGCTCTCTCATTAGTTGGTATTGCTTATTGGCTTGTGCCTTATTTATTAAGAAAAAAACTTTGGGGTTCTTCCATTGCGCGATGGCAGCCATGGATCTACTTTGTTGGAGTTCTTGTTTTTTCATCGGGACAAATGAGCGGGGGAGTCCTTGGGATGCCCAGACGCACAGCTCTTGCACTCATCCCATATGAGCCACTTCCAGGATGGAAAATTGCAGGGATCTTAACAGCTGTAGGTGGAAGTCTTATGTTTTTGAGTTTTCTAATTTTTTTCCTTGTTATGGTTATGACTATTTTTTTTGGTCAAAAAGAAAGAGAACCAGTAGATATTCCTCTGGGACAAGTGATACATGGGCCATCCCTAAATGGTCCTCAACTAATTTTTGATAAGATCAGTTATTGGGTGCTGCTCTGTTTTGCTCTTATTGCTTTTCTTTATGGTCCATTTTTGATTACTCATCTCCCTCCTAAATTCATTTGTCTACCGTTCCAGGGATTTTAAAAAAAGCGAAAGAAAAGCCTTTTAAATTTTGTGCCGGTGGGAAGAGTAGAACTCAGACCGGTTGCCAAGACCAGATTTTTAGTCTATGCAATACAAGAGAGACACGTCCTTTATAACCCACATACAACTCAAATAAGCTTGAGGGGTGACGCTGCGCGCATCCATCAAGCACTGGTTTGAGTAAGAACGTTCAACGGACTTCTGAGGGCTAATAATGGAGCAACTGAGAGAGAATCCGTGTCTTCGCGCGTTATTGCGAAGATCGCGTGAAAAAAGTCACTGAGATTTATCGAGTCAAGGAGTGCACAAAGAATCCAGGCAGACCGTGGATGGTGACTAAGGTCTACCACGAGGGCAGAAGGGTCAGGAGGTATTTTGCGATCAAGCAGGATGCGTAAGCTTTAGCCCGCCTCTAAAAACTTGCCAGTAATCGGCTCGGACGTCTTATCGGGCACATCTTCCCAGGACTTGTAGACGAAACCATCTGATGCGAGAAGACCTTCGACCCTACAGGAAATCCTTGACCGATGCCGTGTGCTACTATCTTATCTACCTGGATGTCTGGCAAAAAAGCGCTCCGGTGAAGCAGATCTTCTCCGAAGTTCTTCGGATAAGTGTTAGGACGACAGAATCGAGCGGTACGTCAAGAAACTCGGCTTCTATCTGCGCCGCTTTGCACGCCAGCTCAGCCAAAAACCGATCGTCGTGATTGAGAGACCAGTGATCGACGACTGGTTGCGATCGCTGTCCGGCTCGACGATTCATCGGAACAAATTCCAGCGAAACCTAAGCGTGGGCTTGCAGCTACATCCAGCAGAATCCGGCTACAAGGACAAGCACTGCCAGAATGCGGATCTCGCACCGGAAACTTTTTTCTCGGGGAGGGACGGCCCGGTTTCTCTGGGTATGCTGGAGATTGGTCCTGGACATCGTTCCCATGCATTTGATCGGTCTTTTGCCGGTCTGCGCGATGCAGAAATGCGGTTGGATTGAAGAGAAGTGAAGCTGAGGCGTGGCCCCATCGTGGTGACTACGGAAAAGAGTAAAACCGTGTATCGGAGGCTCG
Coding sequences within:
- a CDS encoding cbb3-type cytochrome c oxidase subunit I, which gives rise to MKTTLIINSSVVQNPLSFEFCETDRKLILGMILVGFGSLALGVFLGLLQAFNYAGVGLYQFLPGLKSYYHGLTLHGVLNGFVFPFAASNGFLSLTTIRSLGLRMPSSLLLFSLLSLFLGTALSIYGILFGNSAVLYTFYVPMRAHWSFYLGIAFLVVSTWAISLAQLITLRKWKKNHPTDRIPLLAYASILTYIMWDISSIGATVEDLFFLLPWSLNLLPGSDATLTRTLFWFTGHPIVYFWLLPVYVSWYFCLPAQVGGKVFSDQMVRSVFVAFLILVPVGFHHQYSDPGIGLFYKWAAAVLTFGIAFPSLVTAFSVVYSLEIGGLSRGGKGIFGWVKRLPWKDPSVCAQILAGIAFLPGGMTGIMHASVNMDLLLHNTSFLPGHFHLTVGAAVALSLVGIAYWLVPYLLRKKLWGSSIARWQPWIYFVGVLVFSSGQMSGGVLGMPRRTALALIPYEPLPGWKIAGILTAVGGSLMFLSFLIFFLVMVMTIFFGQKEREPVDIPLGQVIHGPSLNGPQLIFDKISYWVLLCFALIAFLYGPFLITHLPPKFICLPFQGF